A window of Leclercia adecarboxylata contains these coding sequences:
- the cysS gene encoding cysteine--tRNA ligase, whose protein sequence is MLKIFNTLTRQKEEFKPIHAGEVGMYVCGITVYDLCHIGHGRTFVAFDVVSRYLRFLGYNLKYVRNITDIDDKIIKRANENGENFVDLVDRMIGEMHSDFDALNILRPDLEPRATHHIPEIIEITEQLIAKGHAYVADNGDVMFDVPTDPHYGQLSRQDLDQLQAGARVDVVDVKRNPMDFVLWKMSKEGEPSWPSPWGAGRPGWHIECSAMNCKQLGNHFDIHGGGSDLMFPHHENEIAQSTCAHDGEYVNYWMHSGMVMIDREKMSKSLGNFFTVRDVLKYYDAETIRYFLMSGHYRSQLNYSEENLKQARSALERLYTALRGTDSSVPAAGGEAFEARFIEAMNDDFNTPEAYSVLFDMAREVNRLKGEDAQAANALASHMRKLSGVLGLLEQEPEVFLQSGAQADDGEVAEIEALIKARLEARQAKDWAAADAARNRLTEMGIILEDGPQGTTWRRK, encoded by the coding sequence ATGTTAAAAATCTTCAACACACTGACGCGCCAAAAAGAGGAATTCAAACCTATTCATGCCGGGGAAGTCGGCATGTACGTGTGTGGTATTACCGTTTACGATCTCTGTCATATCGGCCATGGCCGCACCTTTGTCGCCTTCGATGTGGTTTCGCGCTACCTGCGTTTCCTCGGGTACAACCTTAAGTATGTACGCAATATCACCGATATCGACGACAAAATTATTAAGCGTGCTAACGAAAACGGGGAAAACTTCGTCGATTTGGTTGACCGCATGATCGGCGAAATGCACAGCGACTTCGACGCGCTGAATATCCTGCGTCCGGATCTGGAGCCGCGCGCAACGCACCATATTCCTGAGATCATTGAGATCACCGAACAGCTGATCGCCAAAGGCCACGCCTACGTGGCGGACAATGGCGACGTGATGTTCGACGTGCCGACCGACCCGCACTACGGCCAGCTCTCCCGCCAGGATCTGGATCAGCTCCAGGCCGGGGCGCGCGTGGACGTGGTTGACGTGAAGCGCAACCCGATGGACTTCGTGCTGTGGAAGATGTCCAAAGAGGGCGAGCCGAGCTGGCCATCGCCGTGGGGCGCGGGCCGTCCGGGGTGGCACATCGAATGTTCGGCCATGAACTGCAAACAGCTGGGCAACCACTTCGATATTCACGGCGGCGGTTCCGACCTGATGTTCCCGCACCATGAGAACGAAATCGCCCAGTCCACCTGCGCTCATGACGGCGAGTATGTGAACTACTGGATGCACTCCGGGATGGTGATGATCGACCGCGAGAAGATGTCCAAATCGCTGGGCAACTTCTTCACCGTGCGTGACGTGCTGAAGTATTACGATGCCGAAACCATCCGCTACTTCCTGATGTCCGGCCACTATCGCAGCCAGCTGAACTACAGCGAAGAGAACCTCAAACAGGCGCGCTCTGCCCTGGAGCGTCTGTACACCGCGCTGCGCGGCACCGACAGCTCCGTGCCAGCGGCGGGCGGCGAGGCGTTTGAGGCCCGCTTCATCGAGGCGATGAACGACGACTTCAACACCCCGGAAGCCTACTCTGTGCTGTTCGATATGGCCCGTGAAGTGAACCGCCTGAAGGGCGAAGATGCACAGGCCGCGAACGCGCTGGCTTCCCATATGCGCAAACTCTCTGGCGTGCTGGGCCTGCTGGAGCAGGAGCCAGAGGTGTTCCTGCAGAGCGGTGCGCAGGCGGATGACGGCGAAGTCGCGGAGATTGAAGCGTTAATCAAAGCGCGTCTGGAAGCGCGTCAGGCGAAAGACTGGGCCGCGGCCGATGCGGCGCGTAACCGTCTGACCGAGATGGGTATCATTCTGGAAGATGGCCCGCAGGGGACGACCTGGCGCCGTAAGTAA
- a CDS encoding metal-dependent hydrolase, with amino-acid sequence MPTIITHAAVPICLGLGLGSRVIPPRLLFAGIVLAMLPDADVLSFRFGVAYGNIFGHRGFTHSLLFAFVVPLLCVLAGRRWFRAGLMRCWLFLTVSLLSHSLLDSVTTGGKGVGWLWPWSDERFFAPWQVIKVAPFALSRYTTPYGHQVIISELLWVWLPGVIVMGILWWRKRAR; translated from the coding sequence ATGCCAACCATCATTACCCACGCCGCCGTACCGATCTGCTTAGGTCTGGGGCTGGGCAGCCGGGTCATCCCCCCTCGCCTGCTGTTTGCCGGGATCGTGCTCGCCATGCTGCCGGATGCCGACGTGCTGTCATTCAGGTTTGGCGTCGCCTACGGCAATATTTTTGGTCATCGCGGGTTTACCCACTCGCTGCTGTTTGCTTTTGTGGTGCCGCTACTCTGCGTGTTAGCAGGACGACGATGGTTCCGGGCGGGGCTCATGCGCTGCTGGCTGTTTTTAACTGTGTCGCTGCTGTCACACAGCCTGCTGGATTCGGTGACGACGGGCGGAAAAGGGGTCGGCTGGCTGTGGCCGTGGTCGGATGAACGCTTCTTCGCGCCGTGGCAGGTGATTAAGGTCGCGCCCTTTGCCCTCTCACGCTATACCACGCCGTACGGGCATCAGGTGATTATTTCGGAGCTGCTGTGGGTGTGGCTGCCGGGGGTGATTGTAATGGGGATATTGTGGTGGAGAAAGCGTGCGCGCTGA
- the malI gene encoding Mal regulon transcriptional regulator MalI: MKKVSIIDVAREAGVSVSTVSLVLRQKGKISEATIEKVHAAITALGYVHNVAAANLRANTSNLIGLILRDFSDSFSIKVMASIVQELEKQGYMVFLGQPLNDGEHLERCLLSFKQQGVAGVIYLASDTRHAALPALIRQCPLPLVAVSQSLLNETCNLVMRDNRQAAHLATRYLIERGHRNIAYIGGREGDLIREQRLLGFRSAMTQNGLVFRDESAPACSDDTQAVSFATRQLLEKNNTITALLCHSPDAMIGSIAGIHHVGRTVGKDVFLTQQVALVGFEDMLHVNLTSPSFTYVSSASEETGRQAAGLMIRQLKEPELQTQRITLSGQLVARESA; this comes from the coding sequence GTGAAGAAGGTCAGCATCATAGATGTCGCCAGAGAGGCAGGGGTTTCGGTTTCTACCGTCTCGCTGGTGCTGCGTCAGAAAGGAAAGATCTCAGAGGCGACGATTGAAAAAGTCCACGCCGCCATCACCGCCCTGGGCTACGTGCATAACGTGGCCGCCGCCAATCTTCGCGCCAACACCTCCAATCTGATCGGCCTGATCCTGCGCGATTTCAGCGACAGCTTTTCCATAAAAGTGATGGCCAGTATCGTCCAGGAGCTGGAGAAGCAGGGCTATATGGTCTTTCTCGGCCAGCCGCTGAACGACGGCGAACACCTCGAACGCTGTCTGCTCTCTTTCAAACAGCAGGGCGTCGCCGGGGTGATCTACCTGGCGTCCGATACGCGTCATGCCGCCCTGCCAGCGCTGATCCGCCAGTGCCCGCTGCCGCTGGTTGCGGTGTCGCAGTCGCTGCTTAACGAAACCTGCAATCTGGTGATGCGCGATAACCGCCAGGCGGCGCATCTGGCCACCCGCTATCTGATTGAGCGCGGCCATCGCAATATCGCCTATATTGGCGGCAGAGAGGGGGATCTGATCCGCGAGCAGCGCCTGCTGGGTTTTCGCAGCGCGATGACGCAAAACGGGCTGGTGTTCCGCGACGAATCCGCCCCCGCCTGCAGCGACGATACCCAGGCGGTGAGCTTCGCGACCCGGCAATTGCTGGAGAAAAACAACACCATCACCGCCCTGCTCTGCCACTCTCCGGATGCGATGATTGGCTCTATCGCCGGTATACACCATGTCGGGCGCACCGTGGGGAAAGATGTCTTTCTTACCCAGCAGGTGGCACTGGTGGGGTTTGAGGATATGCTGCACGTTAATCTCACCTCGCCGTCGTTTACCTATGTCTCCTCCGCCAGCGAAGAGACCGGGCGTCAGGCGGCGGGGCTGATGATCCGCCAGCTGAAAGAGCCTGAGCTGCAAACCCAGCGTATTACCCTCTCCGGGCAGCTCGTTGCGCGGGAATCGGCATAA